The uncultured Cohaesibacter sp. genome segment TATCATCAATCAATCCAAGGCCGTCTCCTCCAAATTTGGGGGCCTTCCCTGCTTTGGATGGCTTGATCAATATGGTATTGCTTATACTATCAAGTTCTAGAATCTCCCATCGGCGGCCCGAAAAAATGATCGTGCTGCCCTTCGTAATGACGGTAGAAATGGGTAGCGTACCAATTTCCTTACCTTCATGAAGCAAGCGATACTCTTCCGGCGTCTTAAAAACTGCGTAGAAGCTATAATGTTCAACGAGCTTCTCCCCTTTGGGGCCAAGCAACAAAAGATCGTTATCAGATTGCTCTATGAGTCCAGTTTCTTCTCGTCCCAGAGTGCGAAGAACTTGCGTGAATATTGCTGGCGTCACCGCAGTGAAGGGGCCTTTTTCACAAAGGTTTATGTAGAGCCTCTTGGCTGAGGCACCACCACGTTCCGCTATTACAGATAGGATCTGGTGCACGAGAGTTGAGAGATGCAACGCTTGGGGTAATGGAGATTCACACCATCTGTCCTTCACATGCAATTCTATCATTGCGATCGCACGAATAGTGTCCAAACGAAGCCGGTCGATAAGGTGAGACCCTGCATCTACTCGGTTCTCGATAGCGTATTGACGCAAAATCTGAGGTTGACCAGGGCGACGGCCAGACCGCCCGAGCCTCTGAACCATGGAAGAGACGGTGAATGGGGCTCCGATCTGTGCGACACATGTGATATCACCAATATCGATACCCAACTCCAATGTGGATGTGCAGACCGCTGTTGTAGGCAGATCCCCTTTGCAAAGCCGTTCCTCTATGAAACTGCGCTCGTAGCGCGAAATGTTCGCATGATGAGCATAGAATTCCTGTGGCAGGTTTTCCTCTTCGCAACGTTGTCTCAGCAGATCTGCATATAATTCGACCCGATTGCGTGCCCCGGCAAAAATCAGATTTCGACTACCACGCAACTTGCTGAACATATGGCTCGCAACGGCCCGCGCGGCAGCTTCATCCAGATCCTCTGAAGCATCTTCCCTCGCAGCTCCCTCGTTGTCACCAAAGGATTCGAACCTTATGTCGCCTTTGATATAGCCACGCAATTGCAGTTTCAGCTCTGGAGCGCCCCCACCTCCTTCGACTAGCTTAACAGTGGCCGGATCATTGGGCCGTAAATACCTCTTGGCCAGCTCTTTGTTGTCCCCCAAGGTTGCCGAAAGCCCCAATCGTCGAATGGGACGGCCTACCGCCATTTCCATCCGATTGATAAGCGAGCGCATTTGGATCCCACGTTCACTGTCGAGAAGAGAATGCAGCTCATCAATCACGATGGCGCGCGTGGAGGCAAAAAAAGTCGGAATCTGCAAGCCATTTAGAATGAACATTGCCTCTAATGATTCCGGCGTAATAAGCAAGATTCCTTGCGGCTTTTTCTTTGCACGGGCTTTAACCGCCCCAGAAACATCGCCATGCCAAGGCGTGACAGTCAGCTCCGCATATTGGCATATATCCTCCAGACGCCGAGCTTGATCTGAGATCAGTGCCTTGAGTGGACCGATATAAACCAGTTCAAAACCTGGGCTTGAAGGCTCTTGCACACATTGGGATATCAGGGGCAAAAAAGCCGCTTCGGTTTTGCCACCAGCAGTGCCCGCAGAGATAATCAAATCCCGATTCGAGTCATACAGTGTGCGGATAGCATCAGCCTGAATTGAGCGTAAAGCTGGCCATCCTTTGCCCCTGATCCATTTCTGAATAGGCCTTGCAAGGAGCTCAAATTCACTCATCTATAGCTTAAACGAAGCAAGATCATCTTCGTCTTCCGAATCTAGAGCCGCACCGCTACCTATTTCACCCCTGTCTTCATCATCATCGACTATATCGCTGAGATCGTCTCCTCCATCTGGAGCAACTTCGATAGCCTCAATCAGATCTGCCCAGTTAGTGCCAGGATTCTGTTCCAGAATAGACAGCAGGTTGACGAAAGCTGTGACCGTATTTCGCGGCGTCTTGAAATATGCCTCTCCAATACGATTGGAACAGTGATGCATAAAATTATCCAGCGCTTCATCCGGAATCATGGTTTCCGGCTCTTGCATTACCGCGCGAATGTTCTCCAACAGCATGCGCATGTCTTCTGGTGTCAGATTGGCCAATGTAATGACAGGGCCAGACAGATCAATAAGACCGTTCTTTGCAAACTGATTTTCAGCCAGACGTGTCTGAAGCGCTTCGTAAGAGTAAAGACCACGGCGGGTGTTTAAAAGAAAGTCCGGTGTACCCCCCATAAGAAAACCAATATGAGATGCTGTCCCCTGCAATACGTCGTTAAGAATACGCAGGATCTGCTCATAGTTTGAATTGCGAGCCTGGCTTGATGTCAGCTTATAAAGATTGACCATCTCGTCCAGCGAGACCATCAACCCATTATAGCCTGCGGCGCAAATAAAAGCGGACATCAATTTGAGGTGGTCATAAACATTCTTATCATCAACAATGGTCCGTACACCCAAAGCCTTTCGCGCATCAGTCTTGGTGGCGAACTCACCGCGAAGCCAGCGCATACAGGCAGATTTCAGATCATCATCGTCGGTTTCATAGGCCTCCCAATACTTGCGTACGACCTCCGCGAATTCAAAGCCTCCGGTCATTTCTTCAAAGTGTTCAAGTCTGGTTCGGATCACTTGTCCGGTTTGTAGGCCTTTTTCTTCGGCTTCCTGATTGGCCTTTGTCACAAACCGTTCCACAATTGAACTCAAAGCCCCGCCTGCGGGTTTGGTGCGGGTTGACAGATTGCGAGCCATTTCAGCATAGAGCCCTCGGGCCTGACCGGCGGACGCGTGAAGACGGCGATCTGGAGCCAAATCGGCCCCCATCACCACTAACCCCTTTTCGATCGCGATGAGTCGAACCAAATTGAGAAAAAAGGTCTTGCCGGAGCCGTAGTCGCCGATAATAAAACGAATGGCCGAACCTCCTTCACCGATACGCTCTATATCCTTGACCAACTCCTTGATTTCATTGAAACGACCGACCTGAATATACTGCAATCCGACCTTAGGCACGACACCTGCACGCAAAGCTTGAATAATCGTGTCTCTTTCCCGTCTCTTGATTTTCTTTGCCATTATTCATCCCTCAATTTCACTGTGCCGTCAGGCTGGCCGCAATATCGCTGTTTATTTCGAATAGATCATCTTCTTCAATCAGCATCTCATCATGGTGCTCGAATGACCATTCATTGATAACTTCAAGACAGCCTTCCATCATCAATCCAAACTCTTTGGCAAGCTGCTCGAACTCAAGACGTGCCCAACTTTCACGTTTGACAAGTTCAGTTACAAATCCAGAGTGCTTCGCGTCGAGACCGGGGAAAGTGTGGGATGCCTGCTCCACAGTCTCGCCTTCCGAAACCTCGTCTTCAGCTCCATCGCTATCAAAAATTGCGCCAAGCAGCTGAGAAACTTGGGCCGTATTTGTGCGGATATCTGCCAGTCTGGATTGATCCAATGCGTTGAGGCGAACCTGTATTGCGTCTTCCGTTTCAGGGGGAATAGCCACACCATCGCTTACATGAGAAGCCGAGCGTACGGAGATGGGCTCATCTCCTTCAATATCGGTCATTGCTTGTTTATTGAGGCGTGAATAAAGCCCCTCTGTCGACATATCGAGAATCTTGTAGATTTTCTCGATCTGCCCAACCTCGTCACGTTGAATTATACCATCAGCACCGGCCAACTTAATCACGATGTCCGCGATGGCGTGCTTTTGGTCGAGGTCGAGTTTCTTGAGCCGACTACGTAATTGTTGCAAATCTAACGGAACGGCAAAAAACCAAGCAAGATTTGCTGCAAGCCGCAATCTTTCAACTGGCGACAAGTGGTCCGCCTGACGGATTGTGCGTTTCAAAGCATCACTTTCCGCTTTGCTCACTTCTCCATCAGCCTGAGCAATAAAAGTGCCGATTGCAATTTCTAAAAGACTAGCCTGATAGGCTGACGTTGTTTCATCAAGGGCCCTCGTCCCATCAGGTAGATGGAACAGAATTACCGGGTCATCTAGCTTCGGCCCCCTCAAAGCGAAACGAGGATCGGGTGCCATGCCAACTCCAATCATGGCCAGAGCATCAGCTGCGTCCACCAACTGCCGCTTGCCAAACTTTTCCGGTTTCCTTCCATTGAGCCTTTCAAGCAACTCAAGAACCGGAACCTGACCATTCTTCTCAAGAATCGGCAGGGCCCAATTTGAAAGTCCATCGAGTTCTTCACACGGAAAGAGCGACCGCAACTCCTGCGGCAACAGGGAATGGGCTTGGACAGTCCCCCTTCGGTCCTCATCAGGTCCAAGATAGCGGCTGTATTTGTCGAGAGACGCCATGGCCTCGTCAGCGAGGAATTGCAACTCTTCCACCGGTTTGGATAAACCCGAAATATCCGGAGCATCACCTATCAGAGGAGTGACATTAGCCGTAAAGTCGCCTGAAGCTGATTGATATTCAATCTTTAACGCCTTCCGAGGCTTTCGAACTTTCATACCGTCTGGATAGTGTGCGTTGAACCTTGATCGAAATAAGAGCTCAAACTCAGCTTTGCAGCGCTGGGCTGGTGTCCGCATTCGACGGTCAGGATGGTGTTTTAACCAAAGAAGCCCATCTTCAGCATTTATTGCCTGTTCGGCTTTCAGTTTTCTACCTAGATACAAATTGACGGGTAGCGGGAGTTCATTGCTCCACCCCAACCGTTCCGGTATCAGAGGAAGAGCCGGGTCTTGTACAATTTGCGCCAGATTGAGGAACGTGCCCAAATACCGTTGGGCCGAATTGTTGTCTTGGTATAGCTCTTTGAGCCTTTCCACCTCGTGCACGATTGCTTGTCTATCAGCCTCGTCAGCAGCCTTTTCAAAAAAGCGTTGTTCCAATCCGTAAAAATAGAGGAACATATAACCTGGATCATAAGATGAATCTGATCGTCCCGAAGCAAGCCAATCCAAATAGGTGGCGCGAGCATTTGCAGGAATATCGCTATAGCTGGGCCAATAGGGCATATAAATGCCTTCTTTGTCATCACCTCGTTTGGCAACAGACAAAGATGGATCAATATAACATTTTCGTTTTTGACCATACCGGCCTGTCGATGGCGCCGGACCTATATATACCAAACCGCCAATGTCACGCCCGGCCACTAAGATACTCTCACCAGCCGGGATCCAGCCTCTACGATTGGAGGCGGCAATAGAAGCCTCGCTCTTGGCTTTCGCCTGCTTAACAAATTCTTGTGCCAGCTCCTTCCGCATTCGCCATTTTATTCTACTCTCTCTGGCTTTCTCATCGCGCTCTTTAATCCTTTGCAAGGTTTGCTCATGTTCGGTTTGATCGTGATTGCCCTGAAGTTGCTGAGATGGTCGCAACGCGTGCACACCCGGTTGATTCATGACCTTATTTAGGGCCTCTGAACTTAACGCGTCCGCCTTGATAGCAATATTTTCTTGGATGGGTGGGAGAGGATTGGAGTGTATCTCTTTAACCTGTCTTTCAATCTCGGTTTCTACAGTTTCTATTATTGAATCGAGTTCCCTATTATTTGAGAGCGCGCCAAATGCCGCGCTTTTTTCATTTTGCCCCAAAACTAACAATGCAGAAGCATCGTCCACCGCTTTTATCGGTGCAGTAGTATTTGAAATAGAAGAAAATGGATTGCCAGCATTCGGCTTTCGATCTTTTCGTTTGCCGAAAATTGCCCCGAACATTCGGACTATTTTCCGGAAAATCCATCTCAAAACAAAAATACAAAGCCCAACTGTGGCGAGCAAAATCACGATAGCAATGATACTATTGGTATTATCATTCGAACTAGTTGGCACGGCCTGTTCACCGTCAATTTTGGGGATCTCAACTCTTTCGACAGAATCTTCCGTTGATCGATCAAGCGATTTCTCAACGATGCTTTGGGGCGGTTCGTTCTGCGGAAGGGAAATGCTGTGGTCAGAACCGTTATCATTTACAGGACGAGATAGCTCGGGGATCGAGGATGGAGAAGATATCCCAGATATTGAACTGGGATCTGCTTCCAAACTATTTGGCTTTTCTCTTGGCAGAACAGGCAACGGAACCGAAACCACTGGCAAGACCTCAGTAGTCGCTGGCGCCTCCAAACTTTTAATGGCGGGGCGCTCGCTTTCTTCAGGCCTTGTCTTTTCTTCAAGATCGGTCTGAGAGCGCTGCCGCTCAATCATTTCCAAAGTTGCGGCATCCAGCTTACCGGTTGCAGGTAGACCAGAAGCCTGCTGAAAGGTTTGCAAAGCGTTTTTTGTTCGATTGCCATAAAGACCATCTGCAGGACCAGGGTTGTAACCTTGTTCTGCTAGAAATTTTTGAGCCTGCAACAGCTCCAAATTCTGAGAAAACGACGGTGAAGCGGGCAATAAAAATGCCAATAGAATACCAGCCCATGCCAAAGTAACCGCAGGGCTTCTTCCGATTTCTGGTCTTCTAGATCTTAAAATATAGGCCCCACCAAGCATCCTATCCACGTCATGACTGCAGAAGCGCTCATTTGAATTGAAGCTTCTTCAAGTAGCGATTTCTATGTTCAAGAAGTATAGATTGACATGCAGGTGTTGCCAGATCAATTGCACAATCAAAGATTGTCATAATGTGTAGGGGCTTGTTCACTGCATGCGGTTTAACCTCACGGCCATACGTGGACGATGGGCTAAGGCCCATGCTGGACTATTTGAACTTTAGGCTCAGTCACATTTTAATGACGATCTGAATGGCTGCTTTGATGACCATTCCCCATGACCGTGCTGCGCTGCCGCAAGTCAGCAATCCGCCCGAAACGGCCGTGATTGACAATCTCAGATATTCAATCTGGAGCAAAAGACTCAGTTTGGCAGCGAGCCAAATGCGATGTTTCACAGTGCAAGGATGGATTTCAGATACCTTGCATCTCGCATGGCGATGTATCAATTTGCAATCGCAGCACCCAAGCTGGCTCTTTTGTTTGAGAGCCTTCTCATAGTGTTTCGATATCGGATCATGCCCTTTATCTCTGCACTTTCATGAATAAAAACCTGCTATACAGGGTGTTATGTATTGCAGTTGCTAAATGGCAGGCGCTCCGGGGAGATCTTGTGCCAAGAATACAGCTTCCCAAGGATGATCTGACTGACAAAGCCAAAGCAATTTGGCAACACGCTGATGAAAGCCCCGTCTTTCGTGCCATGAAGGTTAGCTGCGATATGTGCTCGACCCAAATGGCATTCTTTTCAGATGCGATGCCAGAGAAAATTGGTGAAGCCTTTCAAGCTGAAATAAACTGATTATTTGAAGACTGATTGCTTTAACGAGGCGGTCAGTTTTTGGATGCTTTCCTGCGACGGATTGTTTTTGGCTTCTCTTCAGGAGGCCACAGAGCTCCGAGGATCCATCCCTCAACCAAACCGGTTGCTGCAATCGGTTCTGGTTCCGGGGCAGCGAAGGCAGTTTCCAGCTGTCCTGATTTGTCTGCTTCTTGCAGCCGTCGGGCGACAGAATAGGCGTCGTGTTGATCTGGAGTGCGGTCTTTTCGGGGATAGGAGAAACTCCAGAGGCAGGGATAGGCTTCAGCGATGACTGAAGAACCCTCTGGTGGTGTCCATCCATCGAAGGGCCAGAAATGCAATTGGGGTCGCGCTTCTCGTATACGCCTTAGCCAGGGAATGCCCGAATGGGTGGACTTTGCGACTGATCCCTGCACATCGAAATGAAACACCGATTTTGCTGATCTGGTTGCCTCTTCGGTCAGGCGTCGCCAACGCCTTTCGCCCGTTCTTGCTGCTCCATTGCCGACACTGCCGTTTCGAACAAAATCGACATAGGTGTGAAGCTCGTCGGTTGGCCAGTGGACGCAAAAGTCGTCAAGGAAGACCTGCCAATCCGGCTCCAGCCTATGTCGCTCGAAATAGCGCATGGGAAAAGAGAAAGCGTGATCGATTCCGACAATTGTTGGGATGCTGCTGTCCAACTCTGCTATCAGCCATTCTGCAAGGCCGCGCCGGGTCCAGTATTTCTTGGGACCGGGGGGAGGGAGAACCTCCTCTGCCTCGTTGCTGTCAATGGTTTGATAAACCCGCAGTCCCTTAAGACTTGCCTCTGCTGTTTCTGCTCCAGAGTAGTCGATGCCGATGGTTCTTTTGAACCTGCGTGCTGGACTTGTCATTGGAAACTCGCCTGAAAGTTTGTGGCTGTGAGAGACACGTGGGCGTCGAGGGGAGGACGCAACTCGAATGCCTTTGGTCCGCGTGCAAACTCGTAGAGCCGGAAGAGATACCAATCCTCTCGCCTCTCGTCAGCAACCTCAAGCTCGTTACGGGAGATATGGAACGGTGTCCGCTCCCACCCGTTTGTGGTCTTTACCTCGATAAGGCGATCTTTGCCTTCGGGAGTGAAACTAGCGATATCATATCCGGCCCCATCACCGTCTTCCTTTGAAACCCAACGAACGCGCCGTGCGAGATCATCTCTGCCACTTTGCTGAAGCGTCGCGCGTTCATGGTGAAATACGCGCTCTTCGCCTGTATGCCCCAAAGCGCGATTGCGCTCATCCCGGCCAGCAACATCGAAGCGGCGAGCAACACGCTGCATTTGTTCGACTTCATCTGTGGGAGGCGCGTTGCGCATGGTTGGGGCCACGCCGATGTAAAGGGCTCCTGCTTCGGCCAGTTGGTGACTTTCTGTTTGATGCAGAGAGACTTCCCATTCTGGATGGTGTGCAAGCCATCTGGAAATAGCCTCTGCAAGTGCCATCTGAAAATTAAACCGAGGCTTATAGCCCTGAATGGTCGGCAGCCCAAGGCCGATGCAAGCCGCAGACACATTGCACAGTTTGAACTCGATTGAGCCGCGGCTGCGACCAATCTGCTCTTGCAATGCCCTGTTCATTGACGCCTTGTTGTAGCTGCGATCCGACAGTTCATCACTCAGCATCATGAAATAGGATGCCACCGTGATGTCGTTTTCGGTGTCTGACCAATTCTCTGAACTCATAACGGGAAACTACCGTGGGATTGGCATCATGTCATTGGAGAAATGGCTCTTCCATATTTTTATCTCATTGACAGCTGTCAATGAGATAAAAAAACTCTTGCTGAGGACGTCAGAAAGAGGGCGTCTGACCTTCAGCTATTCTTTGCGTTTACCGCTTCCTGTAAACGCTGATCTCCGCTGTCACAATATGTCTGGCTTCGCATCGGCGATGCCTTCGGCATCATGCCATTCTGACTCGCTTTTGAAAGTCTCATAGAGTTCAGGCAATTTCCTCGCGACAAATTCTGCAAATGTCCGATCTGGCATTTGGATATCTACTCGATTGGCTTTGCTGACCAATGTGGCAAGCTTGGTGTTGTCCGCCATCACGGTGGGAGGTTCCGGAAGAGCAGGCTTTGCCTCCATCTCATTTATGAGATGCGCAAGCCGCTCATCTGATGAAGCAAGGTCCAAAAAGGATTTCCCGCCAACTATTTGCCGTGCGTTATCGAGGTGCTTTGTCTGCACCAACAGATCAGCCAAATGCTGCCAGCGAGGTCGCCCAATTTTTGGCGCAGCGCCAATGCTATTGATGATGTCGTCAGGAATCTTTTCGCTGATGACCTTCAGTCGCGATGCTTCCGTTTTGTCGACGGAGAGGGCCGACATGACCCGCGCAGTAGCTTCTGCGTAATTGGGGACCAGTTTGAATAAGTGCTCGGCAAAGCGAACCTTTTCAATATAGGTCGCGTCTCTTCGATAGCTGTTCTCCCTACCCTGAACCATCAGAAGTGTGATGTTATCGTGGTCTTTGATAATGGCTTTTATCGATTGTTCCGCCCTGTCTTTGGCAGCTATGAGACGTCTGGTTCCGCTCACCACCTGATACCGCTCCCTTATTTCAGGATGAGGGCGGATGATGATTGGTACATCCTGGCCATTCTCTTTCATCGAGTTACCAAGGGCTTCCCGCTCACCAAGATTGGATGCATCCTCAAGGCGGTGAGGAAGTGGTGTCGGGTCGATCTTGGATATTTCAATCAAGATGACTTCGCCGTCCCCAATTCCTGATCTGGACTTGTCGGCTGCAGCAAGCGTCGGGTCTTCACAAGGATCGTTGGTGTGTTGCGTCGGAAGTGACGTCTTATTCACTTTGCGCAACAGTGCTGCCATCCGATTGAAGAGCCTTTTTTGCGGATCCGGAAGGCTGTCACTATCGGCAAATTCAGACAGCCTATTTTCAAGAGAAAGAACACTG includes the following:
- a CDS encoding TerB N-terminal domain-containing protein, giving the protein MLGGAYILRSRRPEIGRSPAVTLAWAGILLAFLLPASPSFSQNLELLQAQKFLAEQGYNPGPADGLYGNRTKNALQTFQQASGLPATGKLDAATLEMIERQRSQTDLEEKTRPEESERPAIKSLEAPATTEVLPVVSVPLPVLPREKPNSLEADPSSISGISSPSSIPELSRPVNDNGSDHSISLPQNEPPQSIVEKSLDRSTEDSVERVEIPKIDGEQAVPTSSNDNTNSIIAIVILLATVGLCIFVLRWIFRKIVRMFGAIFGKRKDRKPNAGNPFSSISNTTAPIKAVDDASALLVLGQNEKSAAFGALSNNRELDSIIETVETEIERQVKEIHSNPLPPIQENIAIKADALSSEALNKVMNQPGVHALRPSQQLQGNHDQTEHEQTLQRIKERDEKARESRIKWRMRKELAQEFVKQAKAKSEASIAASNRRGWIPAGESILVAGRDIGGLVYIGPAPSTGRYGQKRKCYIDPSLSVAKRGDDKEGIYMPYWPSYSDIPANARATYLDWLASGRSDSSYDPGYMFLYFYGLEQRFFEKAADEADRQAIVHEVERLKELYQDNNSAQRYLGTFLNLAQIVQDPALPLIPERLGWSNELPLPVNLYLGRKLKAEQAINAEDGLLWLKHHPDRRMRTPAQRCKAEFELLFRSRFNAHYPDGMKVRKPRKALKIEYQSASGDFTANVTPLIGDAPDISGLSKPVEELQFLADEAMASLDKYSRYLGPDEDRRGTVQAHSLLPQELRSLFPCEELDGLSNWALPILEKNGQVPVLELLERLNGRKPEKFGKRQLVDAADALAMIGVGMAPDPRFALRGPKLDDPVILFHLPDGTRALDETTSAYQASLLEIAIGTFIAQADGEVSKAESDALKRTIRQADHLSPVERLRLAANLAWFFAVPLDLQQLRSRLKKLDLDQKHAIADIVIKLAGADGIIQRDEVGQIEKIYKILDMSTEGLYSRLNKQAMTDIEGDEPISVRSASHVSDGVAIPPETEDAIQVRLNALDQSRLADIRTNTAQVSQLLGAIFDSDGAEDEVSEGETVEQASHTFPGLDAKHSGFVTELVKRESWARLEFEQLAKEFGLMMEGCLEVINEWSFEHHDEMLIEEDDLFEINSDIAASLTAQ
- the repB gene encoding plasmid partitioning protein RepB; the protein is MTGKKQHPLFGTVNTEDLAPLKRIAQRQLAAFPLQETDWQQCAQEVLEKLTSDIDTQQGTDVRSADILKNIEVTKAPVAALLCQDVMTDKCRSNDPNHRQNYVEAGEKLSAVILVATLILHEDPQNAHAIREALDCARLLRKRHPDLLPQLAQFLDGSVLSLENRLSEFADSDSLPDPQKRLFNRMAALLRKVNKTSLPTQHTNDPCEDPTLAAADKSRSGIGDGEVILIEISKIDPTPLPHRLEDASNLGEREALGNSMKENGQDVPIIIRPHPEIRERYQVVSGTRRLIAAKDRAEQSIKAIIKDHDNITLLMVQGRENSYRRDATYIEKVRFAEHLFKLVPNYAEATARVMSALSVDKTEASRLKVISEKIPDDIINSIGAAPKIGRPRWQHLADLLVQTKHLDNARQIVGGKSFLDLASSDERLAHLINEMEAKPALPEPPTVMADNTKLATLVSKANRVDIQMPDRTFAEFVARKLPELYETFKSESEWHDAEGIADAKPDIL
- a CDS encoding DUF3883 domain-containing protein — its product is MSSENWSDTENDITVASYFMMLSDELSDRSYNKASMNRALQEQIGRSRGSIEFKLCNVSAACIGLGLPTIQGYKPRFNFQMALAEAISRWLAHHPEWEVSLHQTESHQLAEAGALYIGVAPTMRNAPPTDEVEQMQRVARRFDVAGRDERNRALGHTGEERVFHHERATLQQSGRDDLARRVRWVSKEDGDGAGYDIASFTPEGKDRLIEVKTTNGWERTPFHISRNELEVADERREDWYLFRLYEFARGPKAFELRPPLDAHVSLTATNFQASFQ
- a CDS encoding DEAD/DEAH box helicase; its protein translation is MSEFELLARPIQKWIRGKGWPALRSIQADAIRTLYDSNRDLIISAGTAGGKTEAAFLPLISQCVQEPSSPGFELVYIGPLKALISDQARRLEDICQYAELTVTPWHGDVSGAVKARAKKKPQGILLITPESLEAMFILNGLQIPTFFASTRAIVIDELHSLLDSERGIQMRSLINRMEMAVGRPIRRLGLSATLGDNKELAKRYLRPNDPATVKLVEGGGGAPELKLQLRGYIKGDIRFESFGDNEGAAREDASEDLDEAAARAVASHMFSKLRGSRNLIFAGARNRVELYADLLRQRCEEENLPQEFYAHHANISRYERSFIEERLCKGDLPTTAVCTSTLELGIDIGDITCVAQIGAPFTVSSMVQRLGRSGRRPGQPQILRQYAIENRVDAGSHLIDRLRLDTIRAIAMIELHVKDRWCESPLPQALHLSTLVHQILSVIAERGGASAKRLYINLCEKGPFTAVTPAIFTQVLRTLGREETGLIEQSDNDLLLLGPKGEKLVEHYSFYAVFKTPEEYRLLHEGKEIGTLPISTVITKGSTIIFSGRRWEILELDSISNTILIKPSKAGKAPKFGGDGLGLIDDRVVSKMLYILRSNEVPIYLDRVAKQLLQEARQAFSESKLDCNKLLSLSPKAHILSTWRGDVKTNSLALALQSLGFKLAIYDGLIDISDCPEEMTIFKGLEAIAEGRHTSLFGDSSNLISEKFHPFLSEELLQLDALSCRLDQTCIAPLAQEILEQEDSHR
- a CDS encoding ATP-binding protein; translation: MAKKIKRRERDTIIQALRAGVVPKVGLQYIQVGRFNEIKELVKDIERIGEGGSAIRFIIGDYGSGKTFFLNLVRLIAIEKGLVVMGADLAPDRRLHASAGQARGLYAEMARNLSTRTKPAGGALSSIVERFVTKANQEAEEKGLQTGQVIRTRLEHFEEMTGGFEFAEVVRKYWEAYETDDDDLKSACMRWLRGEFATKTDARKALGVRTIVDDKNVYDHLKLMSAFICAAGYNGLMVSLDEMVNLYKLTSSQARNSNYEQILRILNDVLQGTASHIGFLMGGTPDFLLNTRRGLYSYEALQTRLAENQFAKNGLIDLSGPVITLANLTPEDMRMLLENIRAVMQEPETMIPDEALDNFMHHCSNRIGEAYFKTPRNTVTAFVNLLSILEQNPGTNWADLIEAIEVAPDGGDDLSDIVDDDEDRGEIGSGAALDSEDEDDLASFKL